The proteins below are encoded in one region of Peribacillus muralis:
- a CDS encoding CapA family protein, which translates to MKRTLNAKEKTLIFIKRTKKNNLKYAGIILPILLIALVITTWMGRAEEVKTVPPKSDQPSTMTMVGDVMMGRYVEEVTEKHGYDYLFRYMKPYFADSDYVSGNYEHPALKDDASSYKEADTAIRLNSNKSGVKAVKDAGFSVMTLANNHMMDFEEQGLLDTIDEFKRTDMNYVGAGKNTAEAKASIDYADVNGVRVATLGFTDVYGKDAVPTDTQAGILNSNPDLLFEMIGKAKDAKQGNADLVVVNMHWGQEYSTSATLRQKDLAKAVIDAGADIIIGHHPHVLQSFDVYKDGIIFYSLGNFIFDQGWTRTKDSAMVQYHLAEDGKASIDVVPLQIEEATPRPATSKADQSRVYRQLTKETGKNVQWSKKADHIEINMNHKKVIDHKTQREQEEKAAEAKKAAQEKRAAATKQ; encoded by the coding sequence ATGAAACGGACTTTAAACGCTAAAGAAAAAACACTTATTTTTATTAAACGGACAAAGAAAAACAATCTTAAGTACGCTGGAATCATTCTACCTATCTTACTGATCGCCCTAGTCATCACCACGTGGATGGGACGGGCCGAGGAAGTGAAAACAGTCCCTCCCAAATCTGATCAGCCATCGACGATGACAATGGTCGGTGATGTGATGATGGGGCGTTATGTGGAGGAGGTGACGGAAAAACATGGGTATGACTACCTGTTCCGATACATGAAGCCTTATTTTGCCGATTCGGACTATGTCAGCGGCAATTATGAACACCCGGCATTGAAAGATGATGCCTCGAGCTATAAGGAAGCCGATACAGCCATCCGGTTAAACTCCAACAAAAGCGGAGTCAAGGCGGTTAAGGATGCAGGTTTTTCTGTCATGACCCTTGCCAATAACCATATGATGGACTTTGAGGAGCAAGGATTGCTCGACACGATTGATGAATTCAAACGTACGGATATGAACTATGTAGGTGCTGGGAAAAACACTGCCGAGGCTAAAGCCAGCATCGACTATGCAGATGTTAACGGCGTTCGGGTGGCAACTCTTGGGTTCACCGATGTTTATGGCAAGGACGCGGTACCGACCGATACTCAAGCTGGGATTTTGAATTCAAACCCTGATTTATTATTTGAAATGATCGGAAAAGCAAAGGATGCCAAGCAAGGCAATGCAGATCTGGTTGTAGTGAATATGCATTGGGGTCAGGAATATTCCACATCCGCAACCTTGCGCCAAAAAGACTTGGCTAAAGCGGTCATCGACGCGGGTGCTGACATCATCATCGGGCATCATCCCCATGTCCTGCAATCGTTTGACGTTTATAAGGACGGGATCATTTTCTATAGTTTAGGTAACTTCATATTCGATCAAGGCTGGACACGTACAAAGGATTCTGCCATGGTCCAATATCATTTGGCGGAGGACGGAAAAGCATCGATCGATGTCGTTCCCCTGCAAATTGAGGAGGCAACACCAAGGCCAGCCACTTCGAAAGCGGACCAATCCCGTGTTTACCGACAGCTGACGAAGGAAACGGGTAAAAACGTCCAGTGGTCGAAAAAAGCGGATCATATCGAAATCAACATGAACCACAAAAAGGTCATCGACCATAAAACACAGCGTGAACAAGAAGAAAAAGCGGCGGAAGCAAAAAAAGCTGCACAAGAGAAACGAGCAGCAGCTACCAAACAATAG
- a CDS encoding poly-gamma-glutamate hydrolase family protein, whose protein sequence is MTSASYTNFAELTKNEQELFDFRIISHHRNPAIAVLAIHGGNIEPGTSEIAVALGERLGASTYLFEGLKPRGNQILHIKSSLFNEPSGLAMAANAQTTLTIHGHRNEQASIVYIGGRNETFKNVIRHSLKEAGFQAYDAPTHLLGMNVSNIANTCKMGAGVQLELSTKLRKSMFKGDDFSRKNRINRLDRFHRFVHALEKGVLTYKRFIR, encoded by the coding sequence ATGACTTCAGCCAGCTACACTAATTTTGCCGAGCTTACAAAAAATGAACAAGAACTCTTCGATTTCCGCATCATTTCGCATCACAGGAATCCCGCCATTGCCGTTCTTGCCATCCATGGGGGAAATATCGAACCAGGCACCAGTGAAATTGCCGTCGCCCTAGGAGAAAGACTGGGCGCGAGCACCTATCTATTCGAAGGGCTGAAGCCTCGAGGCAACCAGATTCTTCATATAAAATCCAGCTTGTTCAATGAACCGAGCGGGCTCGCCATGGCGGCCAACGCACAGACCACACTTACCATTCATGGACACCGCAACGAACAGGCTTCAATTGTTTACATCGGAGGACGTAATGAAACCTTCAAAAACGTGATCCGACATTCCCTGAAAGAAGCTGGATTTCAGGCATATGACGCGCCAACGCACCTTTTGGGCATGAATGTTAGCAATATCGCCAACACCTGCAAAATGGGTGCAGGCGTTCAATTGGAGCTTTCCACCAAGCTTAGGAAAAGTATGTTCAAAGGTGATGACTTTAGCAGAAAGAACAGAATCAATCGCTTGGACCGCTTTCACCGCTTCGTTCACGCGCTTGAAAAAGGGGTGCTCACTTATAAACGGTTTATCAGGTGA
- a CDS encoding C40 family peptidase, with translation MLKQTVSSGVLIGVMLVGFIFFPGLMAEAADRVHTVASSETVDSVARDYHISAEQLMATNGLPDNKLYAGQKLTIIRTAYTPAAYQWSERGKRIANYAKTFLGFKKVAGEETPVKGFDSSGLIHWVLSAQKVPIDRLTVDGFYKQGMDTSTPKAGDLIFFLEKESLKVVTAGIYLGKNQFVQSGYGAETVQVRSSTENYFAKYKLAYKTYTPKGEHIVQSGETLKGISDNYGVSVNTINNRNALPAGELIKGQYLQIYSNPLFPFYVNREAAYDKAEKVIKYAYTLRGFTYAFGEDDPRIGMDCSGFIYWVMKEQGLSVKRGSAEEYFSLLPKIDNPKTGDLVFFRDTGARLGVTHVGIYLGAGRFLHTTENAGVHISNLSSGYFAVKFESFGQAENLIY, from the coding sequence TTGTTAAAACAGACAGTAAGCAGCGGGGTACTTATAGGCGTAATGCTCGTTGGTTTCATTTTTTTCCCTGGCTTGATGGCGGAGGCGGCAGATCGGGTTCATACTGTAGCTTCTAGCGAAACGGTAGATTCGGTTGCAAGGGACTATCATATATCCGCGGAGCAATTAATGGCAACGAATGGGCTGCCAGATAACAAGCTATATGCCGGCCAGAAGTTGACGATCATCCGGACGGCCTACACGCCTGCCGCCTACCAGTGGTCGGAGAGAGGGAAAAGGATTGCCAACTATGCGAAAACTTTTTTGGGATTTAAAAAAGTGGCCGGAGAAGAGACGCCTGTAAAGGGCTTTGACTCCAGCGGATTGATTCATTGGGTGCTTTCGGCGCAAAAGGTTCCGATCGACCGTTTGACGGTGGACGGTTTTTATAAGCAAGGGATGGATACATCGACTCCGAAAGCAGGAGATCTTATTTTCTTTCTTGAAAAAGAAAGTTTGAAGGTCGTGACTGCTGGGATCTATCTCGGCAAGAACCAGTTCGTTCAGTCCGGATACGGGGCAGAAACGGTCCAGGTAAGATCGAGTACGGAAAATTATTTTGCAAAATATAAACTGGCCTATAAAACGTATACCCCAAAAGGTGAGCATATCGTCCAAAGCGGGGAAACGCTTAAAGGGATATCGGACAATTACGGCGTGTCCGTCAATACGATCAACAATCGCAATGCACTCCCTGCTGGCGAACTGATAAAAGGACAGTATCTTCAAATTTACAGCAATCCTCTATTTCCGTTTTACGTAAATCGGGAGGCTGCTTATGATAAAGCTGAGAAAGTCATTAAGTATGCCTACACTTTACGTGGCTTCACCTATGCATTTGGGGAAGATGATCCCCGAATCGGAATGGATTGCAGTGGATTCATCTACTGGGTCATGAAGGAGCAGGGCCTTTCAGTAAAGCGCGGTTCAGCGGAGGAATACTTCTCCTTACTACCGAAAATCGATAATCCAAAAACAGGGGATTTAGTGTTTTTTAGAGATACCGGGGCAAGGCTGGGCGTAACTCACGTCGGCATTTACCTGGGGGCAGGACGCTTCCTCCATACAACCGAAAATGCCGGCGTTCATATTTCCAATCTTTCATCAGGGTATTTTGCCGTGAAGTTCGAAAGCTTTGGTCAAGCCGAAAACCTTATCTACTAA
- a CDS encoding CapE family protein, translated as MNIAKKITSWLIPVFLIAALLVTMNTFKRTETLTHDEQKKIEQHTTVKHEKAGL; from the coding sequence ATGAATATCGCAAAAAAAATAACAAGCTGGCTCATACCTGTTTTTCTCATTGCAGCCCTGCTTGTGACGATGAATACGTTCAAACGGACGGAAACTTTAACACATGACGAGCAAAAGAAAATCGAACAACATACAACGGTCAAACATGAAAAGGCGGGGCTTTGA
- a CDS encoding gamma-glutamyltransferase family protein codes for MINHMTKKVLLSLCLLIYIAGCSKSPPLSDTNEPIDHKSYGVSSSSPIAIDVGMKILNNGGTAADAAIAVSYALGVTEPYGSGIGGGGGMLIAPKSGKPNFIDYRESSPEDPSSRHQTGIPGLVAGMQVVHDKYGSVPMEDLIQPAVDLAQDGFKVNEMLAARLAEAEPRLSSDETSLFYPDGDALEQGETLRQEKLADTLKKIQQQGPDGFYKGDIARDIKKETDVDLMDLKRYEVKERKPVQGTFAGYDVWTAPPPFSGITVLEMLRLAEEANLGDIKSKSAYMKVLGAITNTAYGDRVNHIGDGTSPAKAEQLLSPIHLTNLTHKIKNDSWDYKESDESEEHESTTHFVIMDKYGTIVSTTNTLSNFFGSGDYTNGFFLNNQLKNFGSDLNDQEAYKRSRTFTSPTILKKPGQESIGIGLPGGDRIPQVLMQVLYSYAEKEGSFQDIIDRNRFVFDGRKIHTETKLPNETISDLEDSGYKVIHDTDPMYYGGVQVLLRDENTGRLTGAGDKRRNGSWKAHQ; via the coding sequence ATGATTAACCATATGACAAAAAAAGTGCTCCTTTCCCTTTGCCTGCTCATATATATAGCAGGATGCTCGAAGTCGCCCCCTCTTTCTGACACGAATGAACCGATCGATCATAAATCATATGGAGTCAGCTCTTCCAGCCCGATAGCAATCGATGTCGGGATGAAGATATTGAATAACGGCGGTACGGCGGCAGATGCCGCCATTGCGGTGTCCTATGCATTGGGGGTAACCGAACCCTATGGATCTGGTATAGGCGGCGGAGGCGGCATGCTGATCGCCCCTAAGTCAGGCAAACCGAATTTCATCGATTATCGGGAATCCTCTCCGGAAGACCCAAGTTCAAGACACCAAACGGGAATACCCGGTTTAGTGGCCGGCATGCAGGTTGTCCACGATAAGTATGGAAGCGTACCAATGGAGGATCTCATCCAGCCGGCTGTTGATTTGGCACAGGATGGGTTTAAAGTGAATGAAATGTTAGCTGCACGCCTGGCCGAAGCCGAACCAAGGCTTTCATCCGATGAAACTTCACTGTTTTACCCGGATGGTGATGCTCTGGAACAAGGCGAAACGCTAAGGCAGGAAAAGCTTGCCGATACATTGAAGAAAATTCAGCAACAAGGCCCTGATGGTTTCTATAAAGGAGATATCGCCCGGGATATAAAAAAAGAAACAGACGTCGACTTGATGGATTTAAAGCGTTATGAAGTGAAAGAACGGAAGCCTGTCCAGGGAACATTTGCAGGTTATGACGTGTGGACGGCCCCTCCCCCCTTTTCCGGCATAACCGTTCTTGAAATGTTGAGACTTGCCGAAGAAGCGAACCTTGGCGATATAAAAAGCAAATCTGCTTATATGAAAGTGCTCGGGGCCATCACCAATACCGCTTACGGGGATCGGGTCAACCATATCGGGGATGGAACCAGTCCAGCTAAAGCTGAACAGCTGCTCTCCCCCATCCACTTGACCAATCTTACACATAAAATCAAAAATGACAGCTGGGATTATAAGGAATCCGATGAATCGGAAGAACATGAAAGCACCACACATTTTGTGATCATGGATAAGTATGGCACGATCGTTTCTACCACAAATACGCTTAGTAACTTTTTTGGATCTGGTGACTATACGAATGGTTTTTTCCTGAATAATCAACTGAAAAACTTCGGCTCCGACTTGAATGATCAAGAGGCTTATAAACGGTCCAGAACGTTCACGTCACCGACCATTCTCAAAAAACCAGGGCAGGAATCGATTGGGATCGGCTTACCCGGCGGAGATAGGATTCCCCAAGTATTGATGCAGGTCCTATACTCATATGCGGAAAAAGAAGGCTCTTTCCAGGATATCATCGACCGTAATCGGTTCGTGTTTGACGGAAGGAAAATTCATACAGAAACAAAATTACCAAATGAAACGATATCGGATTTGGAAGATTCCGGATACAAAGTCATTCATGATACGGACCCGATGTATTACGGCGGAGTACAAGTTCTCCTGAGAGACGAAAACACCGGACGATTAACGGGAGCTGGGGACAAGCGAAGGAACGGAAGCTGGAAGGCGCATCAATAA